From Cydia splendana chromosome 12, ilCydSple1.2, whole genome shotgun sequence, a single genomic window includes:
- the LOC134795642 gene encoding uncharacterized protein LOC134795642, translated as MARDSEYANRYAERVQHLFSNNFARELMDTQRTPKTFHLAHFGVDNPNKKKLRLVFDAADSSAGSCLNDYLLKGPDLLTSLWGIMLRFRENRIAVSGDIKDMFLRIQIHPQDQDALRFLWRDNPAEPVKTYVMTSLIFGAKCSPFVAQFIKNKNALRHEHTEPAAVDAICNSHYADDYIQSLPDEETAIKMVSTISKIHAEGGFEIRNWTSNSTSVLDSVPNETLGTAAVKFKMDQQFEGERTLGLIWFPATDELGFDVSLKRIPEQIVLGHQRPTKRIMLKVVMSIFDVFGFLAPFTIQGKIMLQDTWRSATGWDDEIPDDIYTRWVKWLDLLQLIGRMRIPRWYQKASICASETERSSPAANNTGATTSATAATSPATPHSGPKSTTSAIAASVSIINNYNNLQLHLFSDSSSKAMCAVAYWRWETNGQIYVAFVASKCKVTPVKPLTINRCELQGALLAARLADSVLREHKVTTAQRYFWCDSACVLHWLRNDTRSYNIFIANRLGEIDELSRVNEWRYIPTKLNIADVATREVYDDSIFKNEWLYGPEFLHADESQWPSDTVSPEINELTLEYINIVHSARDDLPVPDVTRFSSWLRLQRATAAVLKFIERCKHRSADIDCALMARAEQLLLKQAQQESFGDDIAAIRNGNILDRSSKLRHLSPFLDENGLLRCSGRIDAAADVALETKRPIILDGKHAVSRLLVRSYHEKAAHGNHEGLVNDLKQKYWLFKLRPTVKSVVAGCMFCRIKKAKPEVPRMGNLPEARLAHHQRPFTYCGLDLFGPMEVTVGRRHELRYGVLFTCLTLRAIHLELVHSLTSDSLIMALRRMAARRGWPKCLFSDNGTNLRGADTELKRSLQELDEEDLKNKGVNYGVQWTFIPPASPHWGGAWERLIRSVKTSLKVILKERAPRDEVLSTLMTEVENMVNGRPLTHVSVEPGSAETLTPNHFLIMGQASNLPVVGSFDDSDLFSRKQWRKSQRLADMYWTRWVKEILPDLIPRTKWTQEQKPLQVGDFVLIVDPAAQRNVWMKGLIQQVYPGRDGRIRVVEVKTKSGTLKRSASRVARIPVGIEC; from the coding sequence ATGGCCAGGGACTCTGAATATGCGAACAGGTATGCAGAGCGAGTACAACAtttattttctaataattttgccAGGGAACTAATGGACACTCAGCGCACGCCAAAGACATTTCATTTGGCTCACTTTGGCGTGGACaaccctaataaaaaaaagttaaggcTGGTCTTTGACGCCGCAGATAGTTCCGCGGGTTCGTGTTTAAACGACTATCTGCTCAAGGGTCCGGATCTACTGACGTCACTATGGGGAATCATGCTGCGCTTCAGGGAAAATCGTATCGCAGTATCCGGAGACATAAAAGATATGTTTCTACGCATCCAGATCCACCCACAAGATCAAGACGCCCTGAGATTTCTTTGGCGGGACAACCCTGCGGAACCCGTCAAAACGTACGTAATGACATCCCTAATATTCGGTGCAAAATGCTCGCCGTTTGTCGCGcagttcattaaaaataaaaatgcgcTGCGCCACGAGCACACCGAGCCGGCTGCAGTTGACGCGATCTGCAACTCTCACTACGCAGACGACTACATTCAGAGTTTGCCAGACGAGGAGACAGCAATAAAAATGGTAAGTACAATATCAAAGATACACGCAGAAGGTGGGTTCGAGATCCGCAATTGGACGAGCAATAGTACATCTGTGCTCGACAGCGTGCCAAATGAAACCCTCGGTACTGCTGCTGTAAAGTTTAAAATGGATCAGCAGTTCGAGGGCGAGCGGACGCTCGGACTCATCTGGTTCCCGGCCACGGACGAGTTAGGGTTCGACGTATCGCTTAAACGTATCCCTGAGCAGATTGTTTTAGGCCACCAAAGGCCTACTAAAAGGATTATGTTAAAAGTAGTCATGTCTATTTTTGATGTATTTGGATTTTTGGCGCCTTTTACTATACAGGGTAAAATCATGCTCCAGGATACGTGGCGATCGGCCACTGGCTGGGATGATGAAATTCCCGACGATATCTACACTAGGTGGGTAAAGTGGCTcgatttattacaattaataggTCGCATGCGCATACCTAGATGGTATCAGAAAGCATCCATATGTGCGAGCGAGACGGAGCGAAGCTCACCCGCTGCGAACAATACCGGTGCTACGACGAGCGCTACGGCTGCTACGTCTCCCGCTACGCCGCACTCCGGGCCGAAATCGACTACGAGCGCGATCGCTGCAAGtgtaagtattataaataattataataacttGCAACTGCATTTGTTTTCGGATTCATCTTCAAAGGCTATGTGTGCTGTAGCATATTGGAGATGGGAAACAAATGGGCAGATATATGTAGCCTTTGTTGCCAGTAAATGCAAGGTCACACCTGTTAAGCCGTTGACCATAAACAGATGTGAACTTCAAGGCGCATTACTGGCAGCGAGATTGGCCGACAGCGTGCTGCGCGAACATAAGGTAACTACAGCGCAACGGTACTTCTGGTGCGACTCGGCGTGTGTTTTGCATTGGCTCCGGAATGATACTCGCAGCTACAATATATTCATTGCAAACCGGTTGGGCGAAATAGACGAGTTATCGCGCGTCAATGAATGGCGTTATATACCTACGAAGTTAAACATCGCTGATGTAGCTACAAGAGAGGTTTACGATGACTCCATATTTAAGAACGAGTGGCTTTATGGTCCGGAGTTTCTTCACGCCGACGAATCGCAATGGCCGAGTGATACGGTGAGCCCTGAAATAAATGAACTTACTTTAGAGTATATTAATATAGTTCATAGTGCAAGGGATGACTTACCTGTGCCGGACGTCACGCGATTCTCTTCATGGCTGCGCTTGCAGAGGGCGACGGCAGctgttttaaaatttattgaGAGGTGCAAACATCGTTCTGCGGACATTGACTGCGCGCTGATGGCGCGAGCCGAGCAACTGCTGCTAAAACAAGCGCAGCAGGAGTCATTCGGTGACGACATAGCCGCCATAAGGAATGGCAACATTTTGGACCGCAGCAGTAAACTCCGTCATTTATCGCCGTTTTTAGATGAAAATGGACTTCTCCGATGCAGTGGCCGTATAGATGCCGCAGCAGATGTTGCGCTGGAAACAAAGAGGCCTATTATACTCGACGGTAAGCATGCGGTGTCTAGACTGCTGGTCAGAAGTTATCACGAGAAGGCCGCGCATGGAAACCACGAGGGACTCGTGAAtgacctgaaacaaaaataCTGGTTATTTAAACTACGTCCTACAGTGAAATCTGTAGTAGCCGGTTGTATGTTCTGTCGCATTAAGAAGGCAAAACCGGAGGTACCTAGAATGGGAAACTTACCGGAGGCACGCCTTGCGCATCACCAGCGTCCCTTCACGTACTGTGGCCTTGACCTGTTCGGGCCGATGGAGGTGACAGTCGGGAGGCGCCACGAACTGAGATACGGCGTACTATTCACTTGTCTTACGCTGCGGGCGATACACCTGGAACTTGTTCATTCACTTACCTCGGACTCGCTGATCATGGCTCTTCGGCGTATGGCGGCGAGACGTGGGTGGCCTAAGTGCCTATTCAGTGACAATGGGACCAACTTACGCGGCGCTGACACGGAGTTAAAAAGATCACTGCAGGAACTGGATGAAGAGGACCTGAAAAATAAAGGTGTTAATTACGGAGTACAATGGACTTTTATTCCCCCCGCCAGCCCACACTGGGGTGGGGCGTGGGAACGTCTGATCAGGAGTGTGAAGACGTCGTTAAAGGTAATCCTGAAAGAGCGCGCCCCTAGAGACGAGGTACTTTCCACATTGATGACCGAGGTGGAGAACATGGTGAATGGGCGTCCGCTAACCCATGTGTCTGTGGAGCCTGGCAGCGCTGAGACGCTTACacctaatcattttctgattatGGGGCAAGCGTCAAACTTACCTGTCGTAGGGAGCTTCGATGACTCCGATCTCTTTTCTCGAAAGCAGTGGCGTAAGTCTCAAAGGCTCGCCGACATGTACTGGACACGGTGGGTCAAGGAGATTTTGCCAGACCTCATACCGAGAACCAAATGGACCCAAGAGCAAAAGCCACTACAGGTAGGTGATTTTGTTCTCATTGTAGATCCAGCTGCGCAGAGGAACGTGTGGATGAAAGGCCTCATCCAGCAAGTCTACCCTGGCAGAGACGGCCGCATAAGGGTGGTCGAGGTAAAAACTAAGTCTGGAACCTTGAAACGTTCTGCTTCGCGCGTCGCTCGTATTCCAGTAGGTATTGAGTGCTGA